From a single Acidobacteriota bacterium genomic region:
- a CDS encoding pyruvate, phosphate dikinase, producing the protein MIKEEVWSFLFEECADPASNAGKFLFGGKGSALANMTKLGFPVPPGFVITTECCKAYHRNEKVIPDGLWPQVMAQLSAVEAKLGKRFGDAENPLLVSVRSGSAFSMPGMMDTILNLGLNDETVAALATQTGDERFAWDAYRRFISLFAQIVIRIPHEKFEKILDRYKADGRQDTDITTDELKEIVAAYKRIVLVEGRMNFPVDVQKQLRMAIAAVFDSWMGKRAVDYRRVHRISGDLGTAVNVQAMVFGNLGEASGTGVCFTRNPSTGEKALYGEYLLNAQGEDVVAGIRTPLPISVLEEQMSEVYAQLLELTDRLEQHYHDMQDIEFTIERGKLFILQTRAGKRTGAASVKIAVGMVQEGLIDRKTALQRVSPEHLDQLLHPTIDPSANEEPIATGLPASPGAAQGIVVLDPDDAEEMVKQGHQVILVRRETSPDDFHGMVVAEAILTQRGGMTSHAAVVARGMGKPCVAGATDVNVNYAHNEFTVGDLTITRGEWLTVDGTTGHVFNGKVPTVQPQLGEDFEMLMTWADEVRRLKVRANADTGHDSEVARGYGAQGTGLCRTEHMFFEGDRLAVMREMILAPGLGEREKALAKLLPFQKRDFIEIFRVMNGQPVTVRLLDPPLHEFLPEKPELLEKLTELKFSARSASPKEMDFLLDEIAEKRKLLRRVEILSEANPMLGLRGCRLGIVYPEVTRMQARAIFEAACEVRNDGIDVRVEVMIPLISTVEEFRDQAGLVREVAAQILKENGVEIEFFVGTMIELPRAALMADQIAAEADFFSFGTNDLTQTTLGLSRDDSGKFLPKYIEAKIYPDDPFQTLDQEGVGQLVKMAVERGRSVKPAIKLGICGEHGGDPRSIEFFDSIGLDYVSCSPFRIPIARLAAAQAALNRSDMK; encoded by the coding sequence ATGATCAAGGAGGAAGTCTGGAGCTTCCTGTTCGAAGAGTGTGCCGATCCGGCATCCAACGCGGGAAAATTTCTTTTTGGAGGAAAGGGTTCGGCTCTGGCGAACATGACGAAGCTCGGGTTTCCCGTCCCGCCCGGATTCGTCATCACGACCGAATGCTGCAAAGCCTATCATAGGAACGAAAAGGTGATCCCGGACGGTCTCTGGCCGCAGGTAATGGCGCAGTTGTCCGCGGTAGAGGCAAAACTCGGTAAACGATTTGGTGACGCGGAGAATCCGCTGCTGGTCTCGGTGCGATCGGGATCTGCTTTTTCGATGCCGGGAATGATGGACACAATTCTAAACCTCGGCCTCAATGACGAAACCGTCGCTGCATTAGCCACACAAACCGGCGACGAGCGTTTCGCGTGGGACGCCTATCGCAGGTTTATATCGCTGTTTGCCCAGATCGTTATACGCATACCGCACGAAAAGTTTGAGAAGATCCTTGACCGGTACAAAGCTGATGGGCGACAGGACACGGACATTACGACCGATGAGTTGAAAGAGATCGTCGCGGCCTATAAGCGGATCGTTCTTGTTGAAGGAAGGATGAACTTCCCGGTGGATGTCCAAAAGCAGCTTCGGATGGCGATCGCAGCCGTATTTGATTCCTGGATGGGCAAACGAGCAGTCGATTACCGCCGCGTGCACCGGATATCTGGCGACCTCGGCACCGCAGTCAATGTTCAGGCGATGGTCTTCGGCAATCTCGGCGAAGCCAGCGGAACAGGCGTTTGCTTTACCCGGAACCCTTCGACCGGCGAAAAAGCATTGTATGGCGAGTATCTGCTCAACGCGCAAGGCGAAGACGTCGTCGCGGGAATTCGCACGCCGCTACCGATCTCCGTCTTGGAGGAGCAAATGTCAGAGGTTTACGCTCAACTCCTGGAACTCACCGATCGGCTTGAGCAACATTACCACGACATGCAGGATATCGAGTTTACGATCGAACGTGGCAAGTTGTTCATCCTGCAAACCCGAGCCGGAAAACGAACCGGCGCGGCGTCTGTAAAGATCGCCGTCGGGATGGTGCAGGAAGGATTGATCGATCGAAAAACGGCGCTTCAAAGAGTCTCTCCGGAGCATCTCGACCAGCTTCTTCACCCGACGATCGATCCGTCGGCGAACGAGGAACCGATCGCAACGGGATTGCCCGCCAGCCCGGGTGCGGCGCAGGGAATTGTCGTCCTTGACCCAGACGATGCCGAGGAAATGGTCAAGCAGGGGCATCAGGTGATACTCGTCCGAAGAGAGACAAGTCCTGACGATTTTCACGGCATGGTTGTCGCCGAAGCGATCCTGACTCAGCGTGGTGGCATGACAAGCCACGCGGCCGTGGTCGCTCGCGGGATGGGCAAGCCGTGCGTCGCCGGAGCAACGGACGTCAACGTCAACTATGCACACAACGAGTTCACGGTTGGCGACCTAACAATAACGAGAGGCGAATGGTTAACTGTCGACGGGACTACAGGACATGTCTTTAATGGAAAGGTGCCAACTGTTCAGCCGCAACTTGGCGAAGATTTTGAGATGTTGATGACCTGGGCTGATGAAGTTCGCCGTCTCAAGGTGAGGGCGAATGCCGATACCGGACATGATTCCGAAGTAGCGCGTGGATATGGCGCTCAGGGAACGGGGCTCTGCCGAACCGAACATATGTTTTTCGAAGGCGACCGTTTAGCTGTGATGCGCGAGATGATACTAGCGCCCGGGCTCGGGGAACGCGAAAAGGCTCTTGCGAAGCTCCTGCCATTTCAGAAAAGGGACTTTATTGAGATATTCCGTGTCATGAACGGCCAGCCCGTGACCGTCCGTTTGCTCGATCCGCCGCTTCACGAGTTCTTGCCCGAAAAGCCAGAATTGCTTGAGAAGCTAACCGAGTTGAAATTCAGCGCCCGTTCGGCAAGTCCGAAGGAGATGGACTTTCTGCTGGACGAGATAGCGGAAAAAAGAAAGCTGCTTCGCCGCGTGGAAATCCTTTCAGAGGCAAATCCGATGCTCGGTCTTCGCGGCTGCCGACTCGGGATCGTTTACCCGGAGGTCACGCGAATGCAGGCACGGGCTATCTTCGAAGCGGCGTGCGAAGTTCGTAACGACGGGATCGACGTGCGGGTCGAGGTAATGATACCGCTCATCTCGACCGTCGAGGAGTTTCGCGATCAGGCCGGGTTGGTCCGGGAAGTCGCTGCACAGATCCTGAAGGAGAATGGCGTCGAAATAGAGTTCTTTGTCGGGACCATGATCGAACTTCCAAGAGCCGCTCTCATGGCCGACCAGATAGCGGCCGAGGCCGACTTCTTCTCGTTCGGGACAAACGACCTGACCCAAACCACCCTTGGTTTGAGCCGTGACGATTCGGGCAAATTCCTGCCTAAATATATTGAAGCGAAGATATATCCCGACGATCCTTTCCAGACGCTCGATCAGGAAGGTGTCGGTCAACTCGTCAAGATGGCCGTTGAACGTGGACGCTCTGTAAAGCCGGCGATCAAGCTTGGTATCTGCGGCGAGCACGGCGGCGACCCGCGTTCGATCGAATTCTTTGATTCCATCGGCCTGGACTATGTAAGCTGCTCGCCGTTTCGCATCCCGATCGCAAGGCTGGCTGCGGCCCAAGCAGCATTGAACAGATCTGATATGAAATAG
- the speB gene encoding agmatinase, whose amino-acid sequence MSESENLPMNFGGIDEVELSSFDQSRILIWPVSYEGTVSFGTGTGRGAMSIVDASRNMELYEEETDTEPFRVGIHTLDEFKPRPTPDEMMAALYDEAKRLVSADKFLCMIGGEHSVSGPVIKAHAEKYHDFSVLQIDAHADLRDTYDGTPHSHASIMARVVRDMRIPSVQVGIRSLSAEEAIAIADGLPTKIFWARDVAGKTDWIDEAVAGLSDNVYLTIDIDGLDPSIMPTTGTPEPGGLGWYETLELIKRTAEKKNIVGMDLVEYSFNDLFDAPAFLCSKLIYKSLAYVFRDSLSRVAGA is encoded by the coding sequence ATGAGTGAATCTGAAAACTTGCCGATGAATTTCGGCGGCATTGATGAGGTCGAACTATCATCGTTCGATCAATCAAGGATACTGATCTGGCCGGTCTCGTACGAGGGCACCGTGTCATTCGGCACCGGAACCGGGCGCGGGGCGATGTCGATCGTCGATGCCTCGCGCAACATGGAGCTCTACGAGGAAGAGACCGATACCGAGCCATTTCGCGTCGGTATCCATACGCTTGATGAGTTCAAGCCCCGGCCGACGCCCGATGAGATGATGGCGGCACTTTACGACGAGGCGAAACGGTTGGTCAGTGCCGACAAGTTCCTCTGCATGATCGGCGGCGAGCATTCCGTCTCCGGCCCCGTCATTAAGGCCCACGCCGAGAAATACCATGACTTCAGCGTTCTTCAGATCGATGCCCACGCCGATCTCCGCGACACCTACGACGGCACGCCGCATTCGCATGCCTCGATAATGGCTCGGGTCGTCAGAGATATGCGGATCCCCTCGGTGCAGGTCGGTATTCGTTCGCTTTCGGCGGAAGAGGCGATCGCGATCGCCGACGGGCTGCCGACAAAGATATTCTGGGCTCGCGACGTCGCAGGCAAGACCGACTGGATAGACGAAGCGGTCGCCGGCCTTTCGGATAATGTGTACCTGACCATCGACATCGACGGGCTCGACCCCTCAATAATGCCGACGACCGGAACACCCGAACCGGGCGGGCTCGGCTGGTACGAAACGCTCGAGCTGATCAAACGCACGGCAGAGAAAAAGAACATCGTCGGGATGGACCTGGTCGAGTATTCGTTCAACGACCTTTTCGACGCCCCCGCGTTCCTGTGTTCGAAGTTGATCTACAAGTCGCTCGCGTATGTTTTTCGGGACTCGCTTTCGCGTGTTGCCGGCGCGTAA
- a CDS encoding transglycosylase SLT domain-containing protein — MRFVLSSLVFALLLSIASLGQSSDAALRRAIDADNAAKIESGGKLPVMAAEEHLSRAETYMANRLFPQAREHWAIVLATYPEHAGTPKALFGTARSFMWEREYLKAVEWFDRLLKDHSMSKEGRDGLSFKGASYVRAGKNLEAARTYEQYTVMFPTGERIESAYLNIIDAYREAGEYAKAAEWVEKAVREFPGKTTEVNALQGLVRMELYRGRWNEAAAAADRMLAVRTFAGSMTSADEARFLKAYALEKAGKEAEASAIFSSLPQTSTSYFGGLAAERNVASPVRKTAAVSSGMYSQYPSPFRAQVLKHATKQRIDPRFVLAIMKQESSFRPTAKSPAGARGLIQLVFDTAIKYKDEAGYPRLQPDDLYDPETNVAIGSIYIRKIKDEFGGLYEAVAASYNAGEDNAARWLNRTKPKDPGLFAAEVGFAETKNYVFKVMNNYRVYRELYDEKLNRR, encoded by the coding sequence ATGAGGTTTGTACTATCTTCACTTGTTTTCGCCCTATTACTTTCGATCGCTTCGCTCGGCCAGTCGTCCGACGCCGCTCTGAGGCGGGCAATCGACGCCGACAACGCTGCAAAGATCGAATCCGGTGGAAAGTTGCCTGTGATGGCCGCCGAGGAGCACCTCTCGCGGGCGGAAACCTACATGGCTAACCGCTTGTTTCCCCAAGCTCGAGAGCATTGGGCGATCGTGCTTGCGACTTATCCGGAACATGCCGGAACGCCGAAGGCTCTCTTCGGCACGGCCCGCTCGTTTATGTGGGAACGCGAGTACCTGAAGGCGGTCGAGTGGTTCGATCGGCTCTTAAAAGATCATTCGATGAGCAAAGAGGGCCGCGATGGCCTCTCCTTCAAAGGGGCAAGCTACGTTCGTGCCGGCAAGAATCTTGAGGCCGCCCGGACCTATGAACAATACACGGTGATGTTCCCGACGGGCGAGCGGATCGAGTCGGCTTATCTCAACATCATTGACGCCTACCGCGAGGCTGGCGAATACGCAAAAGCCGCCGAATGGGTCGAAAAGGCGGTTCGCGAGTTTCCCGGTAAGACCACTGAGGTCAATGCTTTACAGGGTTTGGTCCGAATGGAACTTTATCGCGGGCGATGGAATGAAGCCGCGGCGGCGGCGGATCGAATGCTCGCGGTTCGAACCTTCGCGGGTTCGATGACGTCCGCTGACGAAGCTCGTTTTCTGAAAGCCTATGCCCTCGAAAAGGCCGGGAAGGAAGCCGAAGCTTCGGCCATTTTCTCGTCGCTCCCGCAAACGAGCACCTCCTATTTTGGCGGGCTCGCGGCCGAGCGAAACGTTGCGTCGCCGGTTAGAAAGACGGCAGCCGTTTCGTCGGGGATGTATTCTCAATATCCTTCGCCTTTCCGTGCGCAGGTCTTGAAGCACGCTACAAAGCAGCGGATCGACCCCCGATTTGTCCTTGCAATAATGAAGCAGGAAAGCTCATTCCGCCCAACTGCAAAATCGCCGGCGGGTGCTCGCGGCTTGATTCAACTAGTCTTCGATACGGCAATCAAATATAAGGACGAGGCCGGATATCCGCGACTGCAGCCGGACGATCTTTACGATCCGGAGACTAACGTTGCCATTGGGTCGATCTATATCCGTAAGATCAAGGATGAATTCGGCGGGCTTTACGAGGCCGTTGCGGCAAGCTACAACGCCGGCGAAGACAACGCGGCACGTTGGCTCAACCGGACGAAGCCGAAGGATCCGGGACTATTTGCCGCCGAGGTCGGGTTTGCAGAAACCAAGAATTACGTGTTCAAGGTGATGAACAACTATCGGGTCTATCGCGAACTTTACGACGAAAAGCTGAATCGCCGATAA
- a CDS encoding Do family serine endopeptidase, with protein MKRSQALFAFIFVFSLFIAGCNTGLLSPAEVPAPSEPAAPPAPVVIDGIRTSYADIVEKTTPAVLTIESEVRSQPQARQTQEGSPFDEFFRQQPGPRRNQGPRVERGVGSGVIVSADGTVLTNAHVVDEATRITAITSDNRRYEAKLVGIDKPSDLAVLKIEAQNLPFLSLGNSDAVRVGDIALAIGNPLGIGQSVTAGIISAKGRRTGLAYGGSDSFEDFIQTDAPINRGNSGGALINLEGQLIGINSQILSSRDSGGGNIGIAFSIPSNMAKNVMEQLLASGKVRRGLLGVNIQTVTGDTARALDLPDGSGVLVSNVRPGSSAEKAGVKRGDIITAVNGEKIDDGNVLRNKIAGTLPGSEVKLSVLRDGNTTELTAVLDEFDPETAATNAPPAGPGQEAQPERGSGKLGVTLQPVTPALAKQFGSGTETEGLVIIEIDPSGSAAEAGIAKGDIILEVNRRNVKSAEEVEAALQQSGDRPVLLLISRRGTVTYLTVRLN; from the coding sequence ATGAAAAGGTCACAAGCTTTATTCGCCTTTATATTTGTTTTCTCGCTGTTTATTGCAGGCTGCAATACGGGCCTGCTTTCACCAGCGGAAGTTCCGGCGCCATCTGAACCGGCTGCGCCGCCCGCCCCGGTTGTTATCGACGGCATTCGAACTTCCTACGCGGACATTGTTGAGAAAACTACGCCTGCCGTACTTACGATAGAATCTGAGGTCCGTTCGCAGCCGCAGGCCCGGCAAACTCAAGAGGGTTCGCCGTTCGACGAATTTTTCCGCCAACAACCCGGCCCGCGCAGAAATCAGGGACCGCGAGTGGAGAGAGGTGTCGGCTCGGGCGTCATCGTATCGGCGGACGGAACCGTCCTGACCAATGCCCACGTCGTTGACGAAGCGACGCGGATCACGGCAATTACTTCGGATAATCGACGGTATGAGGCGAAGCTTGTCGGCATAGACAAACCGAGCGACCTCGCCGTCTTGAAGATCGAAGCACAGAACCTTCCCTTTCTTTCGCTCGGAAATTCGGATGCGGTCCGTGTTGGCGATATCGCCCTCGCCATTGGCAATCCGCTCGGTATCGGCCAATCGGTAACGGCCGGCATTATCTCTGCCAAAGGCCGCAGAACGGGGCTTGCCTACGGCGGGAGCGACTCTTTTGAGGATTTTATCCAGACCGATGCACCGATCAACCGCGGCAACTCGGGCGGTGCACTCATTAACCTCGAAGGCCAGCTGATCGGCATCAATTCGCAGATACTATCTTCACGCGACAGCGGTGGCGGCAATATCGGAATCGCATTCTCGATCCCGTCGAACATGGCCAAGAACGTGATGGAGCAACTGCTCGCGAGCGGCAAGGTCCGCCGCGGCCTGCTCGGCGTTAACATTCAAACAGTCACAGGCGACACAGCGAGAGCTCTTGATCTGCCGGACGGCTCAGGCGTACTTGTCAGCAATGTCCGGCCCGGAAGCTCGGCTGAAAAGGCGGGCGTCAAACGTGGCGACATCATCACAGCGGTGAATGGCGAGAAGATCGACGACGGCAACGTGCTCCGAAACAAGATCGCGGGCACGCTTCCGGGCTCGGAGGTCAAGCTGAGCGTCCTTCGCGACGGCAATACAACGGAACTGACTGCGGTGCTTGACGAGTTTGATCCGGAAACCGCAGCGACCAACGCTCCGCCGGCCGGGCCGGGACAGGAAGCTCAACCGGAACGCGGCAGCGGCAAGCTCGGCGTCACGCTTCAGCCGGTAACGCCCGCTCTCGCAAAGCAGTTTGGCTCAGGCACGGAGACCGAGGGGCTTGTCATCATCGAGATCGATCCGAGTGGATCGGCCGCCGAGGCCGGCATCGCAAAGGGTGATATTATACTCGAGGTGAACCGACGTAACGTGAAGTCGGCCGAGGAGGTCGAGGCCGCGTTGCAGCAGTCCGGTGACCGTCCGGTTCTCTTGCTCATCTCAAGGCGAGGGACCGTCACCTACTTGACCGTCCGTCTGAACTAG